One region of Syntrophorhabdaceae bacterium genomic DNA includes:
- the lpxK gene encoding tetraacyldisaccharide 4'-kinase produces MRNAILRVWNGEARRLRQILYVPLGLLSCLYRMGLSLRELTYRTGVMRTEKAPIPVLSIGNITLGGTGKTPVAERLSLRLKEQGFHPGIITRGYGRTKKGVFSVDIKKETAESAGDEAFMLARKTRIPVIVGKNRVRAIEQGIRSFHIDVAILDDGFQVRNLRKDFDLLLLAGKDAPGMSALFPLGPMREPANRMAAAHAILINKGEPDQETLAQVNNKPLFRVTYRAAHLYKMKKNLITRHDFLKGKRVTAFSGLGDNRSFFDLLRQIGAKVAHEISFPDHHRYGPADIKKCASFDDVHCIVTTEKDAVKIAPMEIPENLFYLSIDAAIEDEDRLIELMLKKIGGQPDGFFKTGIRGPDIIQ; encoded by the coding sequence ATGAGAAACGCTATCCTGAGGGTGTGGAACGGGGAGGCGAGGCGTCTCCGACAGATACTCTATGTCCCGCTCGGCTTACTATCCTGCCTCTACCGGATGGGACTTTCCTTGAGGGAACTCACGTACAGGACCGGCGTTATGAGAACCGAAAAAGCGCCGATCCCAGTTCTTTCCATCGGTAACATCACGCTCGGAGGAACAGGGAAGACGCCGGTGGCCGAAAGACTTTCATTGCGACTTAAGGAGCAAGGATTTCATCCCGGCATCATCACGAGAGGCTACGGAAGGACAAAAAAAGGGGTATTCTCTGTGGACATAAAAAAGGAGACAGCGGAAAGCGCCGGGGATGAGGCCTTCATGCTCGCAAGAAAAACCCGTATACCCGTTATTGTGGGCAAGAACCGTGTGCGTGCTATTGAACAGGGCATAAGGTCTTTTCATATCGATGTAGCCATCCTGGATGATGGTTTTCAGGTAAGGAATCTGAGAAAAGATTTTGATCTGCTCCTTCTCGCCGGGAAGGATGCGCCAGGCATGAGCGCACTTTTCCCCCTGGGTCCTATGAGAGAGCCCGCGAATCGCATGGCCGCCGCGCACGCGATTCTCATTAACAAGGGAGAACCCGACCAGGAGACCCTCGCTCAAGTAAATAATAAGCCGCTCTTCAGGGTCACCTACAGGGCGGCGCACCTTTACAAAATGAAGAAGAATCTTATCACGCGACACGATTTTCTCAAGGGCAAGCGGGTCACCGCCTTTTCGGGCCTCGGAGACAATAGGTCCTTTTTTGACCTTTTGAGGCAGATCGGCGCCAAAGTGGCTCACGAAATTTCTTTTCCGGACCACCATCGCTACGGGCCGGCCGACATAAAGAAATGCGCCTCGTTCGATGATGTGCATTGTATCGTGACCACGGAAAAGGACGCGGTAAAGATCGCCCCTATGGAGATTCCCGAGAACCTATTTTATCTCTCCATTGATGCGGCCATAGAAGATGAGGACAGATTGATCGAACTGATGCTCAAGAAGATCGGAGGCCAACCGGACGGATTTTTCAAGACGGGGATCAGGGGACCGGATATTATTCAATGA
- a CDS encoding phosphotransacetylase family protein: MTTAIYVMSTERFSGKTALCIGLIHWLQRKGFSAGYMKPISTTDRGVSDARVDEDAVFIKSALGQIDPLEAIVPLFLTDQETKTILERPHHQALETRLVDAYQVITKNNDAVVLEGGTSLREGWIIDLAPHRITGLLSARALVVVPYLNLLQVVDDMLASQSLMGDLMLGGVVNSVPQHLVGLVQEKLRPFVELRGIPILAVIPRKKALLSVSIAELVNELNGEVLCCQAAGDELVEAVMVGAMSAESALSHFRRGVNKAVITGGDRPDIQLAALETSTRCLILTGNLRPSPLIIGLAEERGIPIIMTRHDTLKAIECVESFFGKTRFHQPKKIDYFEALLEDHMDFKALSKALGI; the protein is encoded by the coding sequence ATGACGACAGCAATTTATGTGATGTCCACCGAGAGGTTCTCGGGTAAGACCGCGTTATGTATAGGTTTGATACACTGGCTACAGCGAAAAGGGTTCTCAGCGGGGTACATGAAACCGATAAGCACCACCGATCGGGGCGTAAGCGATGCGAGAGTTGATGAGGACGCTGTTTTTATTAAGTCAGCACTGGGCCAAATCGATCCTCTCGAAGCTATTGTTCCACTCTTTCTCACAGACCAAGAGACCAAGACCATATTGGAGCGGCCTCATCACCAGGCTTTGGAAACGCGCCTTGTGGACGCATACCAGGTCATTACCAAAAATAACGATGCTGTGGTTCTGGAAGGAGGGACAAGCCTCCGAGAAGGCTGGATTATCGATCTTGCCCCGCACCGTATCACAGGCCTTTTGAGCGCCAGAGCCCTCGTGGTCGTCCCCTATCTCAACCTTCTGCAGGTAGTGGACGACATGCTCGCCTCCCAAAGCCTTATGGGCGACCTGATGTTAGGTGGTGTCGTAAACAGCGTTCCCCAACATCTTGTAGGGCTCGTCCAGGAGAAGCTAAGACCTTTTGTGGAGCTTCGGGGCATACCTATTCTTGCCGTCATTCCACGGAAGAAGGCGCTTCTATCGGTCAGCATCGCGGAACTCGTCAATGAACTGAATGGGGAAGTTCTCTGCTGCCAGGCGGCTGGTGACGAGCTGGTGGAAGCGGTTATGGTCGGTGCAATGAGCGCCGAGAGTGCCCTGAGCCACTTTCGCCGAGGTGTTAACAAAGCGGTGATCACCGGCGGAGACCGTCCGGACATTCAACTCGCAGCGCTCGAAACGTCCACAAGGTGCCTGATTTTGACCGGTAACCTGCGGCCAAGTCCGCTCATCATAGGCCTCGCTGAAGAACGCGGCATCCCGATCATTATGACCCGTCACGATACGCTGAAAGCCATAGAGTGCGTGGAAAGTTTCTTCGGAAAGACCCGTTTCCACCAACCCAAAAAAATCGATTACTTCGAGGCCCTTCTTGAGGACCACATGGACTTCAAGGCCTTAAGCAAGGCCCTGGGCATTTAG
- a CDS encoding 3-isopropylmalate dehydratase small subunit, giving the protein MKLKGRVWKFGDNIDTDIIIPARYLAHTDPKILGEHCMEPLIPTFHRQVKPGDIIVSGSNFGCGSSREHAPIAISALGIPLVIAKTFARIFYRNSFNKGLALLEADIVEHVEAGEEIEVDISRGLIKCRSIEIQAKPIPPFMVELINAGGLINHLKRQLEEKHERV; this is encoded by the coding sequence ATGAAACTGAAAGGGAGAGTATGGAAGTTCGGAGACAATATCGATACCGACATCATTATTCCGGCGCGATATCTCGCCCACACTGATCCGAAAATACTTGGCGAGCACTGTATGGAACCGCTCATACCCACGTTCCATCGGCAGGTAAAGCCCGGTGACATTATTGTATCCGGAAGCAACTTCGGCTGCGGTTCATCCCGCGAACATGCTCCTATCGCTATCTCGGCCCTCGGTATACCGCTTGTCATTGCCAAGACCTTTGCGCGAATATTCTACCGCAATTCATTCAATAAGGGCCTGGCGCTTCTCGAGGCGGATATCGTGGAACACGTGGAAGCAGGAGAAGAAATAGAAGTTGATATCTCGAGGGGCCTCATCAAGTGCCGCTCAATTGAAATACAAGCCAAACCCATTCCACCCTTTATGGTTGAACTGATCAACGCCGGTGGACTGATAAATCATCTGAAGAGACAACTGGAGGAGAAACATGAAAGAGTATAA
- a CDS encoding 2-isopropylmalate synthase produces MHKIAKEEDVSERIYIFDTTLRDGEQSPGNTMNTQEKLRVARQLEALGVDIIEAGFPIASEGDFDAVRQIASTVKNCEVAGLARANNEDIDRAWQAVKVAAKPRIHTFISTSDIHLKYQFKKTRDEILKIAVDSVKRARKHTKNVEFSAMDATRSDRDYLCRVFSEVIDAGAVTINVPDTVGYAIPEEFGKLIRYIVEHVPNIGKTVISVHCHNDLGLAVPNSVAAIQNGARQVECTINGIGERAGNAALEEIAMILRTRKSLFPADTRIVSEKIYPASRLITTITGVAVQPNKAIVGANAFAHESGIHQDGLLKAKLTYEIMTPESVGIAKTSLVLGKHSGRHAFRDRIEEMGYTLNDKELNIAFKRFKALSDMKKFVYDEDIEMIIMDEIYKIPECYKLIYLNVNCGNATIPTASVKLEVNGATHQDVGFGDGPVDAIYKIIKKIVKTNSTLEKFSVNSITKDMDAQGEVFVKVSEKGLVAIGKGADTDIIVASAKAYINALNRLEYMKNKKLEGK; encoded by the coding sequence GTGCACAAAATTGCGAAGGAGGAAGACGTGTCAGAAAGAATATACATTTTTGACACAACGCTGAGGGACGGAGAACAATCTCCCGGCAATACCATGAACACGCAGGAGAAGCTCCGTGTTGCAAGACAGCTCGAAGCCTTAGGCGTTGATATTATCGAAGCCGGTTTTCCCATTGCCTCGGAAGGTGATTTCGACGCGGTACGGCAGATCGCCTCAACCGTCAAGAACTGCGAAGTTGCCGGTCTTGCCCGGGCCAATAATGAAGACATCGACCGGGCGTGGCAAGCGGTGAAGGTCGCCGCGAAACCCCGCATTCATACTTTTATCTCGACGTCCGATATTCATCTGAAATACCAATTTAAGAAGACCAGGGATGAGATCCTGAAGATTGCAGTCGATTCCGTAAAGCGCGCGCGAAAACACACAAAGAACGTGGAGTTTTCCGCAATGGACGCAACGAGAAGCGACCGGGATTATCTTTGCCGGGTTTTCTCAGAGGTTATCGACGCAGGCGCTGTCACGATCAACGTGCCCGATACGGTGGGTTACGCCATACCGGAAGAGTTCGGCAAGCTCATCCGTTATATCGTGGAGCATGTGCCCAATATCGGAAAGACCGTCATCAGCGTGCACTGTCACAATGACCTGGGCCTCGCCGTACCGAATTCCGTTGCGGCAATCCAGAATGGAGCGCGCCAGGTGGAGTGCACCATCAATGGTATCGGCGAACGCGCGGGCAACGCCGCCCTGGAAGAGATCGCAATGATCCTGAGGACACGCAAGAGCCTGTTCCCCGCCGATACGCGCATCGTCTCGGAAAAGATATACCCGGCAAGCCGACTAATCACGACCATCACCGGCGTAGCCGTGCAGCCCAACAAGGCCATCGTCGGCGCCAACGCCTTTGCCCATGAATCGGGAATCCACCAGGACGGACTGCTCAAGGCAAAACTCACTTACGAGATCATGACGCCGGAATCGGTCGGAATAGCGAAAACCTCCCTGGTTCTCGGCAAGCATTCAGGACGACACGCCTTCAGGGACAGAATCGAAGAGATGGGCTATACGCTTAACGACAAAGAGCTCAACATAGCTTTCAAGCGCTTCAAAGCCCTGTCCGATATGAAGAAATTCGTCTACGATGAAGATATCGAGATGATCATCATGGACGAGATTTACAAAATACCGGAATGCTACAAGCTTATCTATCTCAACGTGAATTGCGGGAACGCAACGATCCCTACAGCCAGCGTAAAACTTGAGGTGAACGGCGCGACGCATCAGGACGTCGGCTTTGGAGATGGGCCTGTGGATGCCATATACAAAATCATCAAAAAAATCGTGAAGACAAACAGCACCCTGGAGAAATTCTCCGTCAACTCCATCACAAAGGACATGGATGCTCAGGGTGAGGTCTTCGTCAAAGTTTCGGAAAAAGGTCTCGTGGCTATCGGAAAGGGCGCTGATACGGACATCATTGTGGCGAGCGCCAAGGCTTATATCAATGCGCTCAACCGGCTGGAATACATGAAGAATAAAAAACTTGAGGGGAAGTAA
- a CDS encoding YbhB/YbcL family Raf kinase inhibitor-like protein produces MKFIVSESVLWVLAIIPVLTAFGSEGFTISSPAFKDKGMIPRQYTCDGKDVSPPLSIEGVPANAKSLAIIVDDPDAPMGTWVHWVVFNIDPTVRELKEGAVPEGAKQGMNDFKKSSYGGPCPPSGAHRYFFKLYALNAVLKLTAPATKAQLEQAMKPHIVGEAQIVGLYKR; encoded by the coding sequence ATGAAGTTCATAGTCTCGGAATCAGTCCTATGGGTCCTTGCGATTATACCGGTTCTCACCGCCTTCGGCAGTGAGGGGTTCACAATCTCGAGCCCTGCTTTTAAGGATAAGGGCATGATACCAAGACAGTACACCTGTGACGGTAAGGATGTGAGTCCCCCCTTGTCCATCGAAGGCGTGCCCGCCAACGCAAAGTCCCTTGCGATAATTGTAGACGACCCCGATGCGCCCATGGGGACATGGGTCCACTGGGTGGTCTTTAATATAGACCCTACCGTGCGGGAATTGAAGGAAGGCGCAGTGCCCGAAGGGGCTAAGCAGGGTATGAATGACTTCAAGAAGAGCTCCTATGGAGGACCTTGTCCGCCATCGGGCGCTCACCGATACTTCTTCAAGCTCTACGCGCTTAATGCCGTGTTAAAGCTCACCGCCCCTGCAACGAAAGCCCAGTTGGAGCAGGCCATGAAGCCCCACATAGTGGGTGAGGCGCAGATTGTCGGCCTGTACAAAAGGTGA
- the leuC gene encoding 3-isopropylmalate dehydratase large subunit, with protein sequence MGMTITEKILAAHAGKDKVEPGEIIEARVDLALANDITAPLSLEEFDRVGAKGVFDPEKVVFVLDHFTPNKDIISAENCKKIREFSQKYGLTHFYEGGACGIEHALLPEEGLVVAGDLIIGADSHTCTYGALGAFSTGMGSTDLTYAMVTGRIWLKVPESIKFHCFGKWQKWVTGKDLILNVIGMIGVDGALYAAMEYEGEAISALSMDSRFTIANMAIEAGGKNGIFKVDDKTIAYMKEHASKPYTVFESDPDAHYQRVYEIDASRVGLKVACPSLPSNVKDVGELQGIHIDQVVIGSCTNGRIEDLEMAAEILKGREVAKYTRCIIIPATPKIYREALKRGYFEIFLDAGCIISPPTCGPCLGGHMGILAKGERAVATTNRNFIGRMGHPESEVYLAGPAVAASTAIKGSIAAPEEVL encoded by the coding sequence ATGGGAATGACAATCACGGAAAAAATACTTGCGGCTCACGCGGGGAAAGACAAGGTGGAACCGGGCGAGATCATCGAGGCAAGAGTCGATCTTGCCCTGGCCAATGACATTACAGCACCGCTATCGCTCGAGGAATTCGACAGAGTTGGCGCCAAGGGGGTATTTGATCCGGAAAAGGTCGTCTTCGTCCTTGACCATTTTACACCGAATAAAGATATCATCTCAGCGGAAAACTGCAAAAAGATACGGGAGTTCTCGCAGAAATATGGCCTGACCCACTTTTACGAGGGGGGAGCCTGCGGCATAGAACACGCATTGCTCCCTGAAGAAGGACTTGTGGTAGCGGGCGATCTTATCATCGGGGCAGACAGTCATACCTGTACATATGGGGCGCTCGGGGCCTTTTCCACGGGGATGGGAAGCACCGATCTCACCTATGCAATGGTGACGGGCCGCATCTGGCTTAAGGTACCCGAGAGCATCAAATTCCATTGTTTCGGAAAATGGCAAAAATGGGTCACCGGCAAAGACCTGATCCTTAACGTCATCGGCATGATCGGCGTTGACGGCGCTCTCTATGCGGCAATGGAGTATGAGGGAGAGGCCATCTCGGCCCTGTCCATGGATTCCCGCTTTACCATAGCCAACATGGCCATCGAAGCCGGCGGAAAAAACGGCATCTTTAAAGTCGACGACAAGACCATCGCGTACATGAAGGAACACGCGAGCAAGCCGTACACCGTATTTGAAAGCGATCCCGACGCGCACTATCAGAGGGTCTATGAAATCGACGCAAGCAGGGTCGGCCTCAAAGTGGCCTGTCCGTCGCTTCCTTCCAATGTCAAAGACGTGGGTGAACTTCAGGGAATCCACATTGATCAGGTTGTGATCGGCTCCTGTACGAACGGCAGGATCGAGGACTTGGAGATGGCCGCGGAAATTCTCAAAGGACGAGAGGTTGCAAAGTACACGCGCTGCATCATTATTCCAGCAACCCCCAAGATTTACCGGGAAGCGCTTAAACGGGGATATTTCGAGATCTTCCTCGATGCCGGTTGCATCATTTCGCCTCCCACATGCGGCCCCTGCCTGGGCGGCCATATGGGTATCCTGGCAAAAGGAGAGCGCGCAGTGGCCACAACAAACAGAAACTTCATCGGCAGGATGGGCCATCCCGAGAGTGAGGTATACCTCGCAGGTCCGGCCGTGGCAGCATCTACTGCGATTAAAGGGAGCATCGCAGCCCCTGAGGAGGTACTATGA
- a CDS encoding acetate--CoA ligase family protein, with translation MLYSRITMSYRSLKPLFSPQSIAIVGATESQDKPGYAILFNLLSSGFGGTIYPVNPGKETILGLPCYKSLDAIDGKIDLAVIVIPGKMVLETLEMCGKLGVESAVVISAGFRETGHEGLIAEQAIARLAQRYQMPILGPNCLGLIDTFTPMNVTFAKDTPPQGKIGFMSQSGALCTSILDIAIADNVGFSYFVSLGNKADLNEIDFLQAWVNLPEVRVVLAYLEGITDGAKFIETARQFTKTTPIVAIKAGVTTSGSRAVSSHTGALAGSERAYEAAFKQAGVIRANSMGELFDFAIALAHQPLPRNDTVVVVTNAGGPGIMATDAIERAGLRLASLGEETLADLKEALPAAASVLNPIDLLGDAGTSRYKSALEIVLKDPNVGSLIVILTPQFATPIEEAAQAVADVTRDTQIPVLCCFMGKASMQNALNILTKNHIPNYVMPERAIDALAVMTKQRLWQEELAPPYESVDLNTQRVTQVFERVRREGRVKIGDAEAREILEAYRIPVPASKLCATTDEAVAFAEQIGYPVVLKIASPDILHKTDIGGVRINVRSATEVRDSFDLVTFRATRYMPDAEIWGCLVQQQVHGGREVIVGMNRDPQFGPLVMFGLGGIYVEALKDVTFRIAPFSRRDAMDMIREMRSFNLLRGVRGETRSDLQAIVDTLLKVSQLVVDFPDIVEMDINPLMVFEEGKGVMGIDMRLVLA, from the coding sequence TTGCTTTATTCCCGCATCACTATGAGTTACCGGAGTCTGAAACCGCTTTTTTCCCCACAATCCATCGCTATTGTCGGCGCAACGGAAAGTCAGGACAAGCCCGGTTACGCTATTCTTTTTAATCTCCTAAGTAGCGGGTTTGGCGGAACCATCTATCCGGTTAATCCTGGCAAAGAAACGATTCTGGGGCTTCCCTGTTACAAAAGCCTCGATGCAATTGATGGCAAGATCGATCTGGCCGTCATCGTCATTCCGGGGAAAATGGTCCTTGAGACTTTGGAGATGTGTGGCAAGCTGGGGGTCGAATCGGCAGTCGTGATATCAGCCGGCTTCAGGGAAACGGGACACGAAGGGCTTATTGCGGAGCAGGCTATAGCGAGGCTTGCCCAGCGCTATCAGATGCCCATTTTAGGCCCCAATTGTCTTGGCCTTATCGACACATTCACTCCTATGAATGTAACTTTCGCCAAGGATACGCCCCCTCAAGGGAAGATCGGCTTCATGTCCCAATCCGGCGCTCTTTGCACCTCCATTCTCGACATAGCCATTGCCGATAATGTGGGATTTTCCTACTTTGTAAGTCTCGGTAATAAGGCAGACCTAAACGAGATAGATTTCCTGCAGGCTTGGGTTAATCTTCCCGAAGTAAGGGTAGTTCTGGCCTATTTGGAAGGCATCACCGATGGGGCGAAGTTCATTGAGACAGCGAGACAGTTCACCAAAACGACACCTATCGTGGCCATCAAGGCGGGTGTAACTACCAGCGGTTCCCGCGCGGTGAGCAGTCATACCGGTGCGCTGGCAGGCAGCGAAAGGGCCTATGAAGCCGCTTTCAAACAGGCCGGAGTTATTCGGGCTAACTCAATGGGAGAACTCTTTGACTTTGCCATAGCATTGGCTCACCAGCCGTTGCCGCGAAACGACACGGTCGTGGTTGTCACCAACGCAGGGGGGCCCGGTATTATGGCCACCGATGCTATTGAGCGAGCCGGACTGCGCCTCGCCTCCTTGGGCGAGGAAACCCTCGCGGATTTGAAAGAGGCCTTGCCCGCCGCCGCCAGCGTTCTCAACCCCATCGATCTTCTTGGCGATGCGGGGACGAGCCGTTACAAGTCGGCGCTTGAAATAGTCCTCAAAGACCCGAACGTGGGCTCCTTGATCGTAATTCTAACGCCTCAGTTCGCAACACCCATCGAGGAAGCTGCGCAGGCAGTGGCTGATGTAACACGAGATACCCAGATCCCTGTGCTATGCTGTTTCATGGGTAAAGCATCGATGCAAAACGCGTTGAACATTCTTACGAAAAATCATATTCCCAATTACGTCATGCCGGAAAGGGCCATTGACGCCCTCGCGGTTATGACAAAACAGCGGCTCTGGCAGGAAGAGTTGGCGCCGCCCTATGAATCCGTGGATCTCAATACACAGCGAGTAACGCAGGTTTTTGAGAGGGTAAGACGAGAAGGCCGGGTCAAAATTGGCGACGCCGAGGCCCGTGAAATTCTCGAGGCTTACCGTATTCCCGTACCCGCCTCGAAGCTTTGTGCAACGACCGACGAGGCAGTGGCTTTTGCGGAACAGATAGGATACCCCGTCGTACTTAAGATCGCCTCCCCTGACATCCTTCACAAAACAGACATCGGCGGTGTTCGAATAAATGTTCGTAGCGCCACAGAGGTCCGTGATTCCTTTGACCTCGTCACCTTCAGAGCTACCCGGTACATGCCGGACGCCGAAATCTGGGGCTGCCTCGTGCAGCAGCAGGTACATGGAGGCAGAGAGGTCATCGTAGGCATGAACAGAGATCCTCAATTCGGTCCGCTCGTGATGTTCGGACTCGGTGGAATCTACGTGGAGGCGTTAAAGGATGTAACCTTTCGGATCGCCCCATTCTCCCGCCGAGACGCTATGGATATGATACGAGAAATGAGGTCCTTCAATCTGTTGCGGGGTGTCCGGGGAGAGACCCGGTCGGATCTGCAAGCAATTGTCGATACACTTCTCAAGGTGTCCCAGCTCGTCGTCGACTTCCCCGATATCGTCGAGATGGACATCAACCCCTTGATGGTTTTTGAAGAAGGCAAGGGTGTTATGGGTATTGACATGAGACTGGTTTTGGCCTGA
- a CDS encoding bifunctional acetate--CoA ligase family protein/GNAT family N-acetyltransferase, with amino-acid sequence MKTGDIKRMFNPKTVALIGATDKEGAIGRTVLMNLLMSTERKVFAVNPNRKTVMGIDAYKNLASIPEEVDLAVVATPAPMVPDILEDCAKTSIQGVIIVSSGFKETGEEGRKLEERIVEIKKAHGMRIVGPNCLGVIRPAIGLNASFLDIHPSQGNIAFISQSGALGTAILDWAITAHIGFSMFASLGSMLDIDFGDLIDFLGDDPYTRSILVYMEGVGNARKFMSAARGFARNKPIIVLKPGRFKESAKAALSHTGSMAGDDQVYDGAFKRVGVVRIADTGDLFNTAEVLDSRHLPKGRRLAIVTNAGGVGVIATDTVIGLGGQLAVLSEKTIKSLDKELPSFWSKGNPVDVLGDATIERYMLAMNTCIQDPGVDAILMIYTPQGPAIPVELARATAALAEKAGKPIIATWMGGKTIEEAKEVLIHSNIPTYVTPEEAVKTYLYMYKYGRNLELLYETPADLPVDQAPPKNNLKALIKKSIKEGRTVLSEVESKRFLSAYGIPTIRTFIALSVHEAVNVAETVGYPVVMKILSPDITHKTDIGGVVVGINSEEALKREYAALMENVKKKAPQADITSVTIQKMLEKIDYEIILGAKKDNDFGSVIVFGLGGIGTEIMKSIGIALPPLNQTLARRLIEDSGIYKMLQGYRGKQPADMRLLEQAIVSFSNLIIDFPEIAEMDINPIGVSKGKPFALDARIIVDPSNIDAAPYKHLVLTPYPSRYIVSWRMNDGQEITLRPIRPEDEPLEYELLTTLSEKSMRERFFQTIMGISHEMLVRFCNIDYEREMAIIAELKAGEKKKIIGIGRLVNEPDMKNAEFAVVVHDDYQGKGLGYKLMDVLIGIAQDKNLNSIYGIVLSDNERMLRATRRLGFVPERASDGLTRVVLELNP; translated from the coding sequence GTGAAAACAGGTGATATCAAACGGATGTTCAACCCCAAAACCGTAGCGCTCATCGGCGCGACCGACAAAGAAGGAGCTATCGGTAGAACGGTTCTCATGAATCTGCTTATGTCCACGGAGAGAAAAGTTTTCGCTGTCAACCCGAATCGAAAGACGGTCATGGGTATCGATGCGTATAAGAATCTGGCGAGTATTCCCGAAGAGGTTGACCTCGCCGTGGTAGCAACGCCGGCCCCCATGGTGCCCGATATACTCGAAGACTGCGCAAAGACATCGATTCAGGGGGTCATTATCGTTTCGTCAGGCTTCAAGGAAACCGGCGAAGAAGGCAGAAAGCTTGAAGAGAGAATCGTGGAGATCAAGAAAGCCCATGGAATGAGGATAGTGGGACCGAATTGTCTTGGTGTCATCAGACCCGCTATCGGACTCAACGCCTCTTTCCTCGACATACACCCCAGTCAGGGCAACATCGCATTCATATCGCAGAGCGGAGCCCTGGGCACGGCAATACTCGACTGGGCCATTACCGCTCATATCGGCTTTAGCATGTTCGCATCGCTCGGATCGATGCTCGACATTGATTTTGGTGATCTCATCGATTTTTTGGGCGATGACCCTTACACGAGGAGTATCCTCGTGTACATGGAAGGGGTGGGCAACGCAAGGAAGTTCATGAGTGCCGCAAGGGGTTTTGCACGGAACAAACCCATCATCGTGTTAAAGCCTGGCAGGTTCAAGGAAAGCGCAAAAGCAGCCCTATCCCACACGGGCTCTATGGCCGGCGACGACCAGGTCTATGATGGGGCGTTCAAAAGGGTTGGCGTGGTGAGGATAGCCGACACGGGGGACCTTTTCAATACGGCTGAGGTCCTTGATTCTCGTCATCTCCCGAAAGGAAGAAGACTCGCAATCGTAACAAACGCCGGAGGGGTCGGGGTTATCGCAACGGACACGGTCATCGGCCTCGGTGGGCAGTTAGCCGTCTTATCCGAAAAAACGATTAAGAGTCTTGATAAAGAGCTGCCCTCTTTCTGGAGTAAAGGCAATCCGGTTGACGTACTCGGGGACGCAACCATAGAGCGCTACATGCTTGCCATGAACACGTGTATCCAGGATCCGGGAGTCGATGCGATCCTCATGATCTATACGCCTCAGGGTCCTGCAATCCCTGTTGAATTAGCCAGAGCCACAGCGGCGCTCGCCGAAAAGGCGGGCAAGCCGATCATCGCCACCTGGATGGGTGGAAAGACTATTGAGGAGGCCAAAGAGGTTCTCATCCACAGTAATATCCCCACATACGTAACGCCAGAAGAAGCCGTGAAAACGTATCTCTATATGTATAAATACGGGCGCAATCTCGAGCTCCTGTACGAAACGCCGGCCGACCTGCCTGTTGATCAGGCTCCCCCGAAGAACAACCTGAAAGCGCTCATCAAGAAATCTATCAAAGAAGGCAGGACAGTCCTTTCCGAGGTGGAATCAAAAAGGTTCTTGAGTGCGTACGGGATACCGACGATCAGGACATTTATCGCACTGAGCGTGCATGAGGCCGTGAACGTTGCCGAGACCGTGGGCTACCCCGTAGTTATGAAGATACTCTCACCCGATATCACCCATAAGACTGATATCGGCGGTGTTGTGGTAGGTATAAATTCCGAAGAAGCCTTGAAAAGAGAATATGCCGCACTCATGGAGAATGTGAAGAAGAAAGCGCCTCAAGCAGATATCACCAGCGTGACCATTCAAAAGATGCTTGAGAAGATTGATTATGAGATCATACTGGGCGCCAAGAAGGATAACGATTTCGGGTCCGTCATTGTCTTCGGTTTGGGCGGCATCGGCACGGAAATCATGAAGAGCATAGGCATCGCGCTCCCGCCGCTCAACCAAACCCTCGCACGTCGCTTGATCGAAGATTCCGGCATCTATAAAATGCTCCAGGGATACCGGGGCAAACAACCAGCCGATATGCGACTCCTGGAACAGGCTATTGTCAGCTTTTCAAATCTCATTATCGATTTTCCCGAAATCGCAGAAATGGACATCAACCCGATCGGCGTTTCAAAAGGCAAACCTTTCGCCCTTGACGCACGAATCATCGTCGATCCTAGTAATATCGACGCGGCGCCTTACAAACATCTGGTGCTGACACCATATCCGTCACGATACATCGTGTCGTGGAGAATGAATGACGGGCAGGAGATCACCTTAAGACCGATCAGACCGGAAGATGAGCCTCTCGAGTATGAACTGCTCACTACCCTTTCTGAAAAATCCATGCGGGAAAGGTTCTTCCAGACGATTATGGGCATCAGTCACGAGATGCTGGTACGCTTCTGTAATATCGACTATGAAAGGGAGATGGCTATCATAGCCGAACTCAAGGCGGGTGAAAAAAAGAAAATCATCGGCATCGGAAGGCTTGTTAATGAACCCGATATGAAGAATGCCGAATTCGCCGTTGTAGTCCATGACGACTATCAGGGAAAAGGTCTCGGTTACAAGTTGATGGATGTCCTGATCGGAATCGCCCAGGACAAGAACTTAAACAGCATATATGGAATCGTGCTCTCTGATAATGAGAGGATGCTGCGCGCGACAAGAAGGCTCGGCTTTGTTCCTGAAAGGGCTTCAGACGGGCTTACACGGGTAGTTCTCGAACTGAACCCGTAG